The following are encoded together in the Thermomonas brevis genome:
- a CDS encoding ligand-binding sensor domain-containing diguanylate cyclase, with the protein MLALAAPWVPAHPGKPHFTVNGWSMADGLPHPLVHAVAQDRDGFLWAGTWEGVVRFNGRAFTLFDRQNTQNAELAGVFRIVPEADGGVLFGTASNGIFRYYQGRWQRLGGAAARKLAVMAMLRDRHDGALWIASDQRLFRLDVTGRLGEAGAGSGLPAAEINDLEQDDAGDLLVASEAGAFRFAQGRAERWGGDWLRAGAVRALLRDGNGGWLVAGDDGVSWRHADGRVEHIVPGRRVDAVARDAHGALWMNMNTGVLLRRDPDGSLWPAPVQGAVSRALLVDREGLVWAGSTDGLYRVADGIASGMTRKDGLSSDYTRAVLQDDDGTVWVGDNNGLNRWAQGRVRHMRLGPAGAGRDTSVLALAWRDGALWVGTYDLGVFRLDRQGRVLERIRLGEGAQPLVRVVLPDADGGVWIGGSHGLALRRGGRTRHYLGGEGGQPATMVQALYRDPDGTLWIGSNDGMASLDAAGRLRRWRPDAGLPAQYAFDFLRDPDGDLWIASDRGLLRMRGGRFRVYDHRVGLPRDRLFRIIDDGAGNLWLSSNVGVFRVARAELDEIDAGKRGLLAVHVVDHSDGMPGNQCNGATMPAGWRMRDGTLLFPTSAGLAMIDPAGTGEAADRPKAPPVAFESIAVDGAQQPLEPNLRLEPGANRLAIGYAGMSFRAQGKLRYRYRLHGFDQDWVDAGGSTDAVYTRLPPGRYRLEVQAMAMPLDWTRQAGIGASSMGIDVVPALWQRPGMRALGAGLLLVGVVLIGWLRTASYRRNQHRLSRVIAERTEELSEKNRQLEVASSRLEYQASHDELTGLPNRRAGDRHLDAAVARAHARDGRLSVALLDIDHFKQINDRHGHAAGDAALQAFGGMLGGFAAGQGLFAARFGGEEFLVCMEGLPLEEAAQRMRELLLRIAGHEIALGSDVPVRCTFSAGVAGLEPGQAAHALLAQADLRLLRAKQGGRRCVVSD; encoded by the coding sequence GTGCTCGCGCTGGCGGCGCCATGGGTGCCGGCGCATCCGGGCAAGCCGCATTTCACCGTCAACGGCTGGTCGATGGCCGACGGCCTGCCGCATCCGCTGGTGCACGCGGTGGCGCAGGACCGCGACGGCTTCCTGTGGGCGGGCACCTGGGAAGGCGTGGTCCGCTTCAACGGCCGCGCCTTCACCCTGTTCGACCGCCAGAACACGCAGAACGCCGAATTGGCGGGCGTGTTCCGGATCGTCCCCGAGGCCGACGGCGGCGTGCTGTTCGGCACCGCCAGCAACGGCATCTTCCGCTACTACCAAGGCCGCTGGCAGCGGCTGGGCGGCGCCGCCGCGCGCAAGCTGGCGGTGATGGCGATGCTGCGCGACCGACACGACGGCGCGCTGTGGATCGCATCCGACCAGCGCCTGTTCCGGCTCGACGTCACCGGTCGCCTCGGCGAGGCGGGGGCCGGCTCGGGATTGCCGGCGGCGGAGATCAACGACCTGGAGCAGGACGACGCCGGCGATCTGCTGGTGGCGAGCGAAGCCGGCGCCTTCCGCTTCGCGCAGGGCCGCGCGGAACGCTGGGGCGGGGACTGGCTGCGCGCGGGCGCGGTACGGGCGCTGCTGCGCGACGGCAACGGCGGCTGGCTGGTCGCGGGCGACGACGGCGTCAGCTGGCGGCATGCCGACGGCCGCGTCGAACACATCGTGCCCGGGCGGCGCGTGGACGCGGTGGCGCGCGACGCGCACGGCGCGCTGTGGATGAACATGAACACCGGCGTGCTGCTGCGGCGCGACCCGGACGGCAGCCTGTGGCCGGCGCCCGTGCAGGGCGCGGTGAGCCGGGCGCTGCTGGTGGATCGCGAGGGCCTGGTCTGGGCCGGCAGCACCGATGGCCTGTACCGGGTGGCCGACGGCATCGCCAGCGGCATGACCCGCAAGGACGGATTGAGCAGCGACTACACCCGCGCGGTGTTGCAGGACGACGACGGCACGGTCTGGGTCGGCGACAACAACGGCCTGAACCGCTGGGCGCAGGGTCGGGTGCGGCACATGCGGCTGGGACCTGCCGGCGCGGGACGCGATACCTCGGTGCTCGCGCTGGCCTGGCGCGACGGCGCGCTGTGGGTCGGCACCTACGACCTCGGCGTGTTCCGGCTGGATCGCCAAGGGCGCGTGCTGGAGCGCATCCGGCTGGGCGAAGGCGCGCAGCCGCTGGTGCGGGTGGTGCTGCCGGATGCCGACGGCGGCGTCTGGATCGGCGGCAGCCACGGCCTGGCGCTGCGCCGCGGCGGCCGCACCCGCCATTATCTCGGCGGCGAGGGCGGGCAGCCGGCGACGATGGTGCAGGCCCTGTACCGCGACCCCGACGGCACGCTCTGGATCGGCAGCAACGACGGCATGGCGTCGCTGGACGCCGCCGGCCGGCTGCGCCGCTGGCGGCCCGACGCCGGGCTTCCCGCGCAATACGCCTTCGACTTCCTGCGCGATCCGGACGGCGACCTCTGGATCGCCAGCGACCGCGGCCTGCTGCGCATGCGCGGCGGCCGCTTCCGCGTCTACGACCACCGCGTGGGCCTGCCGCGCGACCGCCTGTTCCGGATCATCGACGACGGTGCCGGCAACCTCTGGCTGTCCAGCAACGTGGGTGTGTTCCGCGTCGCCCGCGCCGAATTGGACGAGATCGACGCCGGCAAGCGCGGCCTGCTGGCGGTGCACGTGGTCGACCACAGCGACGGCATGCCGGGCAACCAGTGCAATGGCGCGACCATGCCGGCCGGCTGGCGCATGCGCGACGGCACCCTGCTGTTCCCGACTTCGGCGGGGCTGGCGATGATCGATCCGGCCGGTACCGGCGAGGCCGCAGACCGTCCAAAGGCGCCGCCGGTGGCGTTCGAGAGCATCGCCGTCGACGGCGCGCAGCAGCCGCTGGAGCCGAACCTGCGGCTGGAGCCGGGTGCCAACCGCCTCGCCATCGGCTATGCCGGCATGAGTTTCCGCGCGCAGGGAAAGCTGCGCTACCGCTACCGCCTGCACGGTTTCGACCAGGACTGGGTGGATGCCGGCGGCAGCACCGACGCCGTCTACACGCGCCTGCCGCCGGGCCGCTACCGGCTGGAAGTGCAGGCGATGGCGATGCCGCTGGACTGGACGCGCCAGGCCGGCATCGGCGCGTCGAGCATGGGGATCGACGTGGTGCCGGCGCTGTGGCAGCGGCCCGGCATGCGCGCGCTGGGAGCCGGGCTGCTGCTGGTCGGCGTGGTCCTGATCGGCTGGCTGCGCACCGCCAGCTACCGGCGCAACCAGCATCGCCTGAGCCGGGTGATCGCCGAGCGCACCGAAGAGCTCAGCGAAAAGAACCGCCAGCTGGAAGTCGCCAGCAGCCGGCTGGAATACCAGGCCAGCCACGACGAGCTGACCGGCCTGCCGAACCGGCGCGCCGGCGACCGCCATCTCGATGCCGCGGTCGCGCGCGCGCATGCGCGGGACGGACGGCTGAGCGTCGCATTGCTCGACATCGACCACTTCAAGCAGATCAACGACCGCCACGGCCATGCCGCCGGCGATGCCGCGCTGCAGGCGTTCGGCGGCATGCTGGGCGGATTCGCCGCCGGCCAGGGGTTGTTCGCGGCCAGGTTTGGCGGCGAGGAGTTCCTGGTATGCATGGAGGGACTGCCGCTGGAGGAGGCCGCGCAGCGGATGCGAGAGCTGCTGCTGCGCATCGCCGGCCACGAGATCGCGCTGGGGAGCGACGTGCCGGTGCGCTGCACGTTCAGCGCGGGCGTGGCCGGACTGGAGCCGGGACAGGCCGCGCATGCGCTGCTGGCGCAGGCGGATCTTCGCCTGCTGCGCGCCAAGCAGGGCGGCCGCCGCTGCGTCGTGTCCGATTGA
- a CDS encoding efflux RND transporter permease subunit gives MIVLALAGAWSYRQLGQSEDPPFTFKAMVVRTLWPGATAEQVSKQVTERVEKAVMGTGKYEFVRSYSRPGESQVIVMARDSMPSKDVPELWYQVRKKVGDIRATLPAEAIGPFFNDEFGDTFGNIYALTAPGFDYALMKDYADRIQLELQRVPDVGKVELIGLQDEKIWIELSNTKLATLGIPLSAVKQALDEQNAVAQAGFFETGSDRVRLRVDGQFDSVEQIRAFPIRAGERTVRLGDIASVARGFADPAAPKMRFMGQDALGIAVAMRDGGDIIRLGQTLESEFLRLQKTLPAGMQLRKVSDQPQTVHDAVGEFVRVLAEAVAIVLLVSFFSLGLRTGLVVAVSIPLVLAMTFAVMHFFDIGLHKISLGALVLALGLLVDDAIIAVEMMAIKMEQGYSRLKAASFAWESTAFPMLTGTLVTAAGFLPIATAASSTGEYTRSLFQVVTIALCVSWVAAVLFIPWLGDKMLPDLHDAHLRPTLMQRLRQRFGGAPAAPAGEAAHDPYASAFYRRLRGWLDSCLRHRWLVIGATVLAFAASIALFRFVPQQFFPDSVRPELMVDLELAEGSSLRATDAQAKKLEALLKSRKDIDNFVAYVGTGSPRFYLPLDQQLPAANFSQFVVLAKDMDAREATRRWLIEEVAPQFPEIQFRVTRLENGPPVGYPVQLRVSGEDIGQVQAIARRVADKVRANANVTNVNLDWSEPSKVVRLRIDQDRARALGVSSAQLAHFLSGSLSGLPVSTYREDNELIEILLRGTADERARPDLLGSLAVPTPNGSVPLAQIATLDYGFEDGIIWHRDRLPTVTVRADLRTDALTPPTVVAQILPTLDDIRASLPEGYLLETGGTVEDSARGQNSIKAGMPLFVLVVTALLMLQLRSFPRTALVLLTAPLGLIGVVAALLLFRVPFGFVAMLGTIALAGMVMRNSVILVDQIQQDIDAGHDRWHAIVDATVRRFRPIVLTALAAILAMIPLSRSAFYGSMAVAIMGGLTVATLLTLFFLPALYAAWFRVREDEARG, from the coding sequence ATGATCGTGCTGGCGCTGGCTGGCGCGTGGTCGTACCGCCAGCTCGGGCAGTCCGAAGATCCGCCGTTCACCTTCAAGGCGATGGTGGTGCGCACGCTGTGGCCGGGCGCGACGGCGGAGCAGGTGTCCAAGCAGGTCACCGAGCGCGTCGAGAAGGCGGTGATGGGCACCGGCAAGTACGAGTTCGTGCGTTCGTATTCGCGGCCCGGCGAATCGCAGGTGATCGTGATGGCGCGCGATTCGATGCCGTCGAAGGACGTGCCGGAACTCTGGTACCAGGTGCGCAAGAAGGTCGGCGACATTCGCGCGACGCTGCCGGCCGAGGCCATCGGCCCGTTCTTCAACGACGAGTTCGGCGACACCTTCGGCAACATCTACGCCCTGACCGCGCCCGGTTTCGACTACGCGCTGATGAAGGACTACGCCGACCGCATCCAGCTCGAATTGCAGCGTGTGCCGGACGTCGGCAAGGTCGAACTGATCGGCCTGCAGGACGAGAAGATCTGGATCGAGCTGTCCAACACCAAGCTCGCCACGCTCGGCATCCCGCTATCGGCGGTGAAGCAGGCGCTGGACGAGCAGAACGCGGTGGCGCAGGCCGGTTTCTTCGAGACCGGCAGCGACCGCGTGCGCCTGCGCGTGGACGGGCAGTTCGATTCGGTCGAGCAGATCCGCGCGTTCCCGATCCGCGCCGGCGAGCGCACCGTGCGGCTGGGCGACATCGCCAGCGTGGCGCGCGGCTTCGCCGATCCGGCCGCGCCGAAGATGCGCTTCATGGGCCAGGACGCGCTCGGCATCGCGGTGGCGATGCGCGACGGCGGCGACATCATCCGTCTCGGCCAGACGCTGGAAAGCGAGTTCCTGCGCCTGCAGAAGACGTTGCCGGCGGGCATGCAGCTGCGCAAGGTGTCCGACCAGCCGCAGACCGTGCACGACGCCGTGGGCGAATTCGTGCGCGTGCTGGCGGAGGCGGTCGCCATCGTGCTGCTGGTCAGCTTCTTCTCGCTGGGCCTGCGCACCGGCCTGGTGGTCGCGGTCAGCATCCCGCTGGTGCTGGCGATGACCTTCGCGGTCATGCACTTCTTCGACATCGGCCTGCACAAGATTTCGCTGGGCGCGCTGGTGCTGGCGCTGGGCCTGCTGGTGGACGACGCGATCATCGCGGTGGAGATGATGGCGATCAAGATGGAGCAAGGCTACTCGCGGCTGAAGGCGGCGAGCTTCGCCTGGGAGTCGACCGCGTTCCCGATGCTCACCGGCACGCTGGTGACCGCGGCCGGCTTCCTGCCGATCGCCACCGCCGCGTCGAGCACCGGCGAATACACGCGCTCGCTGTTCCAAGTGGTGACGATCGCGCTGTGCGTGTCGTGGGTGGCGGCGGTGTTGTTCATCCCGTGGCTGGGCGACAAGATGCTGCCGGACCTGCACGACGCGCACTTGCGGCCGACCCTGATGCAGCGCCTGCGCCAGCGCTTCGGCGGCGCGCCGGCGGCGCCGGCCGGCGAGGCCGCGCACGATCCCTACGCCAGCGCGTTCTACCGCCGCCTGCGCGGCTGGCTGGACTCCTGCCTGCGCCACCGCTGGCTGGTGATCGGCGCGACGGTGCTGGCGTTCGCGGCGTCGATCGCGCTGTTCCGGTTCGTGCCGCAGCAGTTCTTCCCGGATTCGGTACGGCCCGAACTGATGGTCGATCTGGAACTGGCCGAAGGCAGTTCGCTGCGCGCCACCGACGCGCAGGCGAAAAAGCTCGAAGCGCTGCTGAAGTCGCGCAAGGACATTGACAACTTCGTCGCCTACGTCGGCACCGGCTCGCCGCGCTTCTACCTGCCGCTGGATCAGCAATTGCCGGCGGCGAACTTCAGCCAGTTCGTGGTGCTGGCGAAGGACATGGACGCGCGCGAGGCGACGCGGCGCTGGCTGATCGAGGAGGTCGCGCCGCAGTTCCCGGAGATCCAGTTCCGCGTGACCCGGCTGGAGAATGGCCCGCCGGTGGGCTATCCGGTGCAGCTGCGCGTGTCGGGCGAGGACATCGGGCAGGTGCAGGCCATCGCCCGCCGCGTCGCGGACAAGGTGCGTGCGAACGCCAACGTCACCAACGTCAACCTGGACTGGAGCGAGCCGAGCAAGGTGGTGCGCCTGCGCATCGACCAGGATCGCGCCCGCGCCCTGGGCGTGAGCAGCGCGCAGCTGGCGCACTTCCTGTCCGGCTCGCTGTCGGGCCTGCCGGTGAGCACCTACCGCGAGGACAACGAGCTGATCGAGATCCTGCTGCGCGGCACCGCCGACGAGCGCGCGCGGCCCGACCTGCTCGGCAGCCTCGCCGTGCCGACGCCGAACGGCAGCGTGCCGCTGGCGCAGATCGCCACGCTGGACTACGGCTTCGAGGACGGCATCATCTGGCACCGCGACCGCCTGCCCACGGTGACGGTGCGCGCCGACCTCCGCACCGACGCGCTGACCCCGCCCACGGTGGTAGCGCAGATCCTGCCGACGCTGGACGACATCCGCGCCTCGCTGCCGGAGGGCTACCTGCTGGAAACCGGCGGCACGGTGGAGGACTCCGCGCGCGGGCAGAACTCGATCAAGGCCGGCATGCCGCTGTTCGTGCTGGTGGTGACCGCGCTGCTGATGCTGCAGCTGCGCAGCTTCCCGCGCACCGCGCTGGTGCTGCTGACCGCGCCGCTGGGGCTGATCGGCGTGGTCGCGGCGCTGCTGCTGTTCCGGGTGCCGTTCGGCTTCGTGGCGATGCTGGGCACCATTGCCCTGGCCGGCATGGTGATGCGCAACTCGGTCATCCTGGTCGACCAGATCCAGCAGGACATCGACGCCGGTCACGACCGTTGGCACGCCATTGTCGATGCCACCGTGCGCCGCTTCCGGCCCATCGTGCTGACCGCGCTGGCGGCGATCCTGGCGATGATCCCGCTGTCGCGCAGCGCCTTCTACGGTTCGATGGCGGTGGCGATCATGGGCGGCCTGACCGTGGCGACCCTGCTCACCCTGTTCTTCCTGCCGGCGCTGTACGCGGCGTGGTTCCGGGTGCGCGAGGACGAGGCGCGCGGCTGA